The Heptranchias perlo isolate sHepPer1 unplaced genomic scaffold, sHepPer1.hap1 HAP1_SCAFFOLD_53, whole genome shotgun sequence genome includes a region encoding these proteins:
- the LOC137315001 gene encoding probable G-protein coupled receptor 139 has translation MHGSPKGLVIALYYPVLAVIGVPVNLAVIVTLSRGRCGLSRCITYYLVSMAVTDLLVIITAVILNRIVCLYFPFSFLSITPVCSLSFVLIYAIRDGSVWVTVVFTFDRFVAICCQELKTTYCTEKTAADVIGTVCVLSCLKNTFWYFIYETLYTINNIPWFCKIKLIFYTSPAWATFDWIHRILTPCLPFILILLLNALTVRHILAAIRIRRRLQVRSKVENQSDPEMESRRKSIVLLFCISGSLILLWLLFLITFLYVRIANVSYFSGSNFDESNFILEESGFMLQLLSSCINPFIYAGTQTKFREELKNGVKYPLWLIDKLFK, from the exons ATGCACGGATCACCAAAAGGTCTGGTGATTGCCCTTTACTATCCCGTCCTTGCAGTTATCGGTGTTCCAG TTAACTTGGCAGTGATTGTGACCCTGTcccgaggaaggtgcggtctctccagaTGTATTACTtactacctggtgtccatggcggtGACGGATCTCCTCGTCATTATCACGGCTGTGATATTAAACCGGATTGTGTGTCTTTATTTCCCATTCAGTTTCCTGTCCATCACCCCGGTCTGTAGTCTCAGTTTTGTGTTAATTTATGCAATTAGAGACGGTTCTGTCTGGGTAACGGTCgtgttcacctttgatcgatttgtagcCATTTGTTGTCAGGAGCTGAAAACAACATATtgtaccgagaaaacggcggctgatGTTATCGGAACGGTCTGTGTCCTGAgctgtttaaaaaatactttCTGGTATTTTATATATGAAACGTTGTATACAATTAACAACATACCCTGGTTCTGCAAGATAAAGTTAATATTTTATACCTCACCTGCATGGGCCACATTTGACTGGATTcaccgcattttaaccccttgcctcccattcattctgattttattgctcaatgctctgaccgtcaggcacattttagcggccattaGAATCCGCAGAAGACTCCAGGTCCGCAGCAAAGTTGAGAAtcagagtgacccagagatggagagccggAGAAAATCCATTGTTTTGCTCTTCTGTATTTCGGGCAGTCTCATCCTGTTATGGTTATTGTTTCTCATAACTTTCCTCTATGTCCGAATTGCGAACGTTAGTTATTTCTCAGGTTCTAATTTCGATGAATCAAACTTTATTCTGGAGGAAAGCGGATTCATGCTTCAGCTTTTGAGTTCCTGCATCAACCCATTTATTTATGCAGgaacccagactaaattcagagaggagttaaAGAATGGAGTGAAATATCCACTGTGGTTAATTgataaattatttaaataa